One genomic window of Paramormyrops kingsleyae isolate MSU_618 chromosome 22, PKINGS_0.4, whole genome shotgun sequence includes the following:
- the ifnphi1 gene encoding interferon phi 1 isoform X2, with protein sequence MMGQASLQSVCFGCGWIQHRFRTVNSESLSLLKRMGGDYTTDTVPVRFPSEAYKLVLFSEKTDEKIAFLSDTINKIRDLFGENMDTVTWNKTALEHFKDVLHRQSHELHKCVSSNSKPERKLKRHFRKLRKTVLKEMKYSAQSWELVRKAVESHLEHLDLLASSIKM encoded by the exons ATGATGGGACAGGCGAG TCTGCAAAGCGTCTGCTTTGGATGCGGGTGGATTCAGCACCGATTCAGAACTGTCAACAGCGAATCATTGTCTCTGCTCAAGCGGATG GGCGGAGATTATACTACAGACACAGTACCTGTCCGCTTCCCCAGCGAAGCCTATAAGTTGGTCCTATTTAGTGAAAAG ACAGATGAGAAAATTGCTTTCTTATCTGACACTATCAATAAAATAAGAGATCTTTTCGGTGAAAATATGGATACTGTCACGTGGAACAAAACAGCGCTGGAACATTTCAAGGATGTTCTTCACCGGCAGTCGCACGAACTGCACAAATGT gtTTCTTCAAACTCTAAGCCTGAGCGGAAACTGAAAAGACACTTCAGGAAGCTGCGCAAGACTGTTTTAAAGGAAATG AAGTACAGCGCACAGTCTTGGGAACTCGTAAGAAAAGCAGTGGAAAGCCACCTGGAACATCTAGACCTTCTTGCTTCTTCAATCAAAATGTGA
- the LOC111855986 gene encoding uncharacterized protein — protein sequence MFSFVDIRLALLLASTALLARCQGEDDRPAGSCTLDGQLYNDKDVWKPEPCQICVCDSGTIMCDDVICEDTSDCPNPEIPFGECCPICPDGPQGPQIEGPKGDRGAKGDRGLPGPPGNNGIPGESGLPGPPGPPGPPGLGGNYSPQMSFGYDEKSGGVSLPGPMGPMGPRGPPGPPGASGPQGFTGPPGESGEAGSPGPMGARGPAGPPGKNGDDGESGKPGRPGERGPSGPQGARGFPGTPGLPGIKGHRGFSGLDGAKGETGPAGPKGEPGAAGENGTPGAMGPRGLPGERGRAGAPGTAGARGNDGAAGAAGPPGPTGPAGSPGFPGGPGVKGELGPQGTRGADGPQGARGEPGNPGPAGAAGPSGNPGADGASGAKGAPGPAGIAGAPGFPGPRGPSGPQGAAGAPGPKGNTGEAGAPGVKGEAGAKGEGGPPGVQGPPGPSGEEGKRGPRGEPGAIGARGATGERGAPGGRGFPGADGSAGPKGVPGERGPAGLVGPKGAAGEPGRNGEPGMPGSKGMTGSPGSPGPDGKSGAPGPAGQDGRPGPPGSVGARGQPGVMGFPGPKGAAGEPGKPGEKGVMGSIGATGAPGKDGDVGAPGAPGPVGPSGERGEQGPGGPPGFQGLPGPQGASGEPGKPGEQGVPGDAGAPGVAGSRGDRGFPGERGAPGASGPLGARGSPGSPGNDGAKGESGAPGAPGAQGPPGLQGMPGERGAAGLPGLKGDRGDHGAKGTDGAPGKDGIRGMTGPIGPPGPAGAPGDKGETGPSGPLGPSGARGPPGERGETGAVGPAGFAGPPGADGALGAKGEPGDNGAKGDAGTPGPPGPTGAPGPQGAVGSTGPKGTRGAAGPPGATGFPGAAGRVGPPGPSGNAGPPGPSGPPGKEGQKGVRGETGPAGRTGEVGAAGAPGTPGEKGAPGSDGPPGSSGIPGPMGIAGQRGIVGLPGQRGERGFPGLSGPSGEPGKQGSNGPSGERGPPGPMGPPGQSGAPGEPGREGTPGTEGPAGRDGAAGAKGDRGETGASGPNGPPGPPGAPGPVGPAGKTGDRGETGPAGVSGALGPPGPRGPAGPAGARGDKGETGEAGERGMKGHRGFTGLQGPPGPSGPSGDQGPAGASGPAGTRGPAGSAGSPGKDGMNGLPGPMGPPGPRGRTGEIGPAGPPGPPGPTGPPGAPGGGFDMGFISQPAQEKAPDPFRLYRADDANVMRDRDLEVDTTLKSLSQQIENIRSPDGTKKNPARTCRDLKMCHPDWKSGEYWIDPDQGCPQDAIKVYCNMETGETCVYPIEAEVPKKNWYTSKNAKEKKHVWFGEAMTDGFQFEYGGQDSKVEDVNIQLTFLRLMSTEASQNITYHCKNSIAYMDQQAGNLKKALLLQGSNEIEIRAEGNSRFTYSVAEDGCTSHTGTWGKTVIDYKTTKTSRLPVIDIAPMDVGAPNQEFGIEIGPVCFL from the exons ATGTTCAGCTTTGTGGATATTCGGCTAGCTCTCCTGCTGGCTTCAACGGCGCTTCTGGCAAGATGTCAAGGCGAGGATGATC GCCCAGCTGGTAGCTGTACGTTGGACGGCCAGTTGTACAACGACAAGGACGTATGGAAACCTGAGCCCTGCCAGATCTGCGTGTGCGACAGCGGCACCATCATGTGCGACGACGTGATCTGTGAAGATACATCTGACTGCCCCAATCCAGAAATCCCCTTCGGGGAATGCTGCCCAATCTGCCCTGATG GCCCACAGGGACCTCAGATTGAG GGACCCAAAGGTGACCGCGGTGCCAAAGGCGACAGG GGTCTTCCTGGGCCTCCTGGTAATAATGGCATTCCTGGCGAATCCGGTCTTCCcggcccccccggcccccccggaCCTCCTGGCCTTGGCGGA AACTATTCTCCTCAAATGTCTTTTGGATATGATGAGAAATCTGGAGGAGTATCTCTCCCAGGCCCAATG GGTCCAATGGGTCCCCGCGGTCCTCCTGGGCCCCCTGGTGCCAGC GGACCTCAAGGTTTCACCGGCCCTCCCGGTGAGTCCGGTGAGGCTGGCTCTCCT GGTCCCATGGGGGCACGTGGACCAGCTGGTCCACCAGGAAAGAACGGAGATGAT GGTGAGTCTGGCAAGCCTGGCCGTCCTGGAGAGCGAGGTCCATCTGGCCCACAG GGTGCTCGTGGCTTCCCAGGAACCCCAGGTCTCCCTGGCATCAAGGGACACAGA GGTTTCAGCGGTCTAGATGGAGCTAAGGGAGAGACTGGCCCTGCTGGTCCCAAG GGGGAGCCTGGTGCAGCTGGTGAGAACGGAACTCCTGGCGCAATG GGTCCTCGTGGTCTCCCTGGTGAGAGAGGCCGTGCTGGTGCTCCTGGAACTGCT GGTGCTCGTGGTAATGATGGCGCAGCTGGTGCCGCTGGTCCTCCT GGACCAACTGGGCCTGCTGGTTCCCCTGGATTCCCCGGTGGCCCTGGAGTTAAG GGTGAGTTGGGACCTCAAGGAACCCGTGGTGCGGATGGACCCCAAGGAGCTCGCGGTGAGCCCGGCAACCCTGGGCCCGCTGGAGCTGCTGGGCCTTCa GGAAACCCTGGTGCTGATGGTGCCTCTGGTGCCAAGGGCGCTCCT GGCCCTGCTGGTATTGCTGGTGCTCCCGGCTTCCCTGGACCTCGTGGTCCTTCTGGACCCCAGGGTGCTGCAGGTGCTCCTGGTCCAAAGGGTAACACT GGTGAGGCTGGTGCTCCTGGTGTCAAGGGAGAAGCCGGTGCTAAAGGAGAGGGT GGCCCCCCTGGAGTCCAGGGCCCCCCTGGCCCTTCTGGAGAGGAGGGAAAGCGAGGCCCCCGTGGTGAGCCTGGTGCAATTGGAGCTCGTGGAGCCACTGGCGAGCGT GGTGCTCCCGGTGGTCGTGGTTTCCCTGGCGCTGATGGATCTGCTGGACCTAAG GGTGTCCCCGGTGAGCGAGGACCTGCCGGACTTGTGGGCCCCAAGGGTGCCGCAGGTGAACCGGGCCGGAATGGTGAGCCTGGAATGCCAGGATCCAAG GGTATGACTGGCAGCCCGGGCAGCCCTGGTCCTGATGGCAAGTCTGGTGCTCCT GGTCCTGCTGGACAAGATGGTCGCCCTGGTCCTCCTGGCTCTGTTGGAGCTAGAGGCCAGCCTGGAGTCATGGGATTCCCTGGACCAAAGGGTGCTGCT GGTGAACCTGGCAAACCTGGAGAGAAAGGTGTGATGGGATCCATTGGCGCTACC GGTGCGCCTGGCAAAGACGGTGATGTCGGCGCCCCTGGAGCTCCTGGTCCTGTT GGACCTTCTGGTGAGCGAGGTGAGCAGGGCCCAGGCGGCCCCCCCGGATTCCAG GGTCTTCCTGGACCTCAAGGTGCCAGTGGTGAGCCCGGCAAGCCTGGTGAACAG GGTGTTCCTGGTGATGCTGGTGCCCCAGGAGTTGCTGGATCTAGG GGTGACAGAGGTTTCCCTGGTGAGCGTGGTGCCCCTGGCGCTTCCGGTCCTTTAGGTGCCCGTGGATCTCCCGGCTCCCCTGGTAACGACGGTGCCAAG GGTGAATCTGGTGCTCCAGGAGCTCCAGGAGCCCAAGGTCCTCCTGGTCTCCAGGGCATGCCTGGAGAGCGTGGTGCTGCCGGTCTGCCAGGCCTTAAGGGCGACAGA GGTGATCACGGTGCCAAGGGCACAGATGGTGCCCCTGGGAAGGATGGCATTCGCGGTATGACCGGCCCCATTGGTCCTCCCGGCCCTGCTGGTGCTCCTGGTGACAAA GGTGAGACTGGTCCTTCTGGTCCTCTTGGTCCTTCTGGTGCCCGCGGTCCTCCT GGTGAGCGTGGTGAGACTGGTGCTGTTGGACCTGCTGGATTCGCTGGACCTCCt GGTGCTGATGGTGCCCTCGGTGCCAAGGGAGAGCCCGGTGACAATGGTGCTAAAGGTGACGCTGGTACCCCCGGACCTCCTGGACCTACTGGTGCCCCTGGCCCCCAG GGTGCTGTTGGTTCTACTGGACCTAAAGGTACTCGTGGAGCTGCCGGACCTCCT GGTGCTACCGGATTCCCTGGTGCTGCTGGCCGAGTTGGACCTCCCGGTCCTTCT GGTAACGCCGGCCCTCCTGGTCCTTCTGGACCTCCTGGGAAGGAGGGACAGAAGGGTGTCCGCGGTGAAACTGGCCCTGCTGGTCGCACTGGTGAAGTCGGTGCTGCCGGTGCCCCCGGTACTCCCGGTGAGAAGGGTGCCCCCGGTTCCGACGGCCCCCCT GGCTCTTCTGGTATCCCCGGACCTATGGGTATCGCTGGACAGCGTGGTATCGTTGGTCTCCCTGGACAGAGAGGCGAGCGCGGATTCCCTGGTCTCTCTGGCCCATCT GGAGAGCCTGGAAAGCAGGGATCCAATGGACCCAGTGGTGAACGTGGACCTCCTGGACCCATGGGCCCACCTGGACAGTCTGGTGCTCCTGGTGAACCTGGTCGTGAG GGCACTCCTGGTACCGAGGGTCCTGCTGGCCGTGATGGAGCCGCCGGCGCCAAG GGAGACCGTGGTGAGACCGGTGCTTCTGGTCCCAATGGCCCCCCTGGTCCTCCTGGTGCCCCTGGTCCCGTTGGCCCTGCTGGAAAGACCGGTGACCGTGGAGAGACT GGACCTGCTGGTGTTTCTGGCGCCCTTGGCCCTCCAGGACCTCGTGGCCCCGCT GGCCCTGCTGGTGCCCGTGGTGACAAGGGTGAGACTGGAGAAGCTGGTGAGAGAGGGATGAAGGGACACCGAGGCTTCACTGGTCTGCAGGGACCCCCTGGGCCTTCT GGACCCAGTGGTGACCAAGGACCTGCTGGAGCTTCTGGTCCCGCCGGAACCAGA GGACCTGCTGGCAGTGCTGGCTCTCCTGGTAAAGACGGCATGAACGGTCTGCCCGGACCTATGGGACCTCCTGGACCCCGTGGTCGTACTGGTGAAATTGGACCTGCT ggtcctcctggacctcctGGACCTACTGGACCTCCTGGAGCACCTGGCGGCGGATTCGACATGGGCTTTATTAGCCAGCCAGCCCAGGAGAAGGCACCAGATCCCTTCCGCCTCTACCGTGCTGATGATGCCAATGTGATGCGCGACCGCGACCTGGAAGTGGATACCACCCTCAAGTCCTTGAGCCAGCAGATTGAAAACATCCGCAGCCCTGATGGCACCAAGAAGAACCCTGCTCGCACCTGCCGTGACCTGAAGATGTGCCATCCTGACTGGAAGAGCG GTGAATACTGGATTGACCCTGACCAGGGCTGTCCTCAAGATGCCATTAAAGTCTACTGCAACATGGAGACAGGCGAGACCTGCGTCTACCCAATTGAGGCTGAGGTACCCAAGAAGAACTGGTACACAAGCAAGAACGCCAAGGAGAAGAAGCACGTCTGGTTCGGAGAGGCAATGACTGATGGCTTCCAG TTTGAGTACGGTGGCCAAGACTCCAAGGTTGAGGATGTCAACATTCAGCTGACCTTCCTGCGCCTGATGTCCACTGAGGCCTCCCAGAACATCACATACCACTGCAAGAACAGCATTGCCTACATGGACCAGCAGGCTGGGAACCTGAAGAAGGCCCTGCTCCTGCAAGGATCTAACGAGATCGAGATCAGAGCCGAGGGCAACAGCCGCTTCACATACAGCGTCGCTGAGGATGGCTGCACG TCACACACTGGCACATGGGGCAAGACAGTCATTGACTACAAGACAACGAAAACATCACGCCTGCCTGTTATTGACATCGCTCCTATGGACGTTGGTGCACCCAATCAGGAATTTGGCATTGAAATTGGCCCAGTTTGCTTCttgtaa
- the ifnphi1 gene encoding interferon phi 1 isoform X1, with translation MDLRKVIYFIFVFCSLQSVCFGCGWIQHRFRTVNSESLSLLKRMGGDYTTDTVPVRFPSEAYKLVLFSEKTDEKIAFLSDTINKIRDLFGENMDTVTWNKTALEHFKDVLHRQSHELHKCVSSNSKPERKLKRHFRKLRKTVLKEMKYSAQSWELVRKAVESHLEHLDLLASSIKM, from the exons ATGGACCTACGAAAAGTTATTTACTTTATCTTCGTATTTTGCAGTCTGCAAAGCGTCTGCTTTGGATGCGGGTGGATTCAGCACCGATTCAGAACTGTCAACAGCGAATCATTGTCTCTGCTCAAGCGGATG GGCGGAGATTATACTACAGACACAGTACCTGTCCGCTTCCCCAGCGAAGCCTATAAGTTGGTCCTATTTAGTGAAAAG ACAGATGAGAAAATTGCTTTCTTATCTGACACTATCAATAAAATAAGAGATCTTTTCGGTGAAAATATGGATACTGTCACGTGGAACAAAACAGCGCTGGAACATTTCAAGGATGTTCTTCACCGGCAGTCGCACGAACTGCACAAATGT gtTTCTTCAAACTCTAAGCCTGAGCGGAAACTGAAAAGACACTTCAGGAAGCTGCGCAAGACTGTTTTAAAGGAAATG AAGTACAGCGCACAGTCTTGGGAACTCGTAAGAAAAGCAGTGGAAAGCCACCTGGAACATCTAGACCTTCTTGCTTCTTCAATCAAAATGTGA